The proteins below are encoded in one region of Methanoculleus taiwanensis:
- a CDS encoding type II secretion system F family protein, translated as MNGFERFCFNLLGPRMKAKRADFLKIRNDMMSARMSTPFEAYMATAYVSSVAVGLAAALLIGCVTFLLRIPEMITYRGAVPEFLYALSDYRLFLGTIIITAFSLAVFGGITYLIFLIYPGIAAGERRRNIDATLPYAINYVTAMSTAGITPDEVFRLLGESKIYGESAVEARYIAREVDFFGKDLLDALRTVSMVTPSERMKEFLQGAVASISSGSNLTEYFRTKARQYSLENNQQQKAFLETLGLIAESYVTAMVAGMLFLIILQSIMTILSGDSDPFFLYVIIYLIIPFGSVMFVILISSMTPEV; from the coding sequence ATGAACGGCTTTGAGCGGTTCTGCTTCAACCTCTTAGGGCCGAGGATGAAGGCCAAACGGGCGGATTTCCTTAAGATCAGGAACGACATGATGAGCGCCCGGATGAGTACGCCCTTTGAGGCCTACATGGCGACGGCGTACGTCAGCTCGGTCGCGGTCGGTCTTGCCGCCGCCCTGCTTATCGGGTGCGTGACGTTCCTCTTACGGATCCCTGAGATGATCACCTACCGGGGTGCGGTGCCCGAGTTCCTGTACGCCCTCTCGGACTACCGTCTCTTTCTCGGGACGATCATCATCACCGCCTTCTCCCTCGCGGTATTCGGCGGGATCACCTACCTGATCTTTCTCATCTATCCGGGGATCGCCGCCGGTGAGCGGCGGCGGAATATCGATGCCACCCTGCCTTACGCCATCAACTACGTCACGGCCATGTCGACGGCGGGCATTACCCCCGACGAGGTCTTCCGCCTCCTCGGTGAGAGCAAGATCTACGGCGAGAGTGCGGTCGAAGCGAGGTACATCGCACGCGAGGTCGATTTCTTCGGAAAGGATCTCCTCGACGCTCTCCGTACCGTCTCCATGGTGACGCCGAGCGAGCGGATGAAGGAGTTTCTGCAGGGTGCGGTTGCCAGTATCTCCAGCGGAAGCAATCTTACCGAGTACTTCCGCACCAAAGCCCGGCAGTATTCGCTTGAGAACAACCAGCAGCAGAAGGCGTTTCTCGAGACGCTTGGGCTGATCGCCGAGTCGTACGTCACGGCCATGGTGGCGGGGATGCTGTTTTTGATCATTCTCCAGTCGATCATGACGATCCTTTCCGGTGACAGCGACCCGTTCTTCCTGTATGTGATCATCTACCTGATCATCCCATTCGGGAGTGTCATGTTCGTCATCCTGATCAGCTCGATGACGCCGGAGGTGTGA
- the leuS gene encoding leucine--tRNA ligase: protein MSGLDMRYTEKELIQRWDHAFEADPAEKEKFYLTVAYPYPSGAMHVGHGRTYIVPDVLARFRRMTGKQVLFPMAFHVTGTPVIGISKRIANGDKKTVGLYRDLYRVPQDILDRFVDPMEIVRYFSEEYKRVMQRCGLSIDWRRRFITVDPQYSKFIEWQYKHLHEEEHVVRGAHPVKYCPQCENPVGDHDLLEGDKAEIIKFTLVMFRLGDALIPCATLRPETTYGVTNLWVNPGTTYVRAKVDGQEWIVSPEAAEKLSLQDHEVFVLGTVPGTDLIDKTVSHPLSGEVPILPACFVDPDMGSGIVMSVPAHAPFDYIALRDLQQQGKYTGIRPVSLISVDGYGEFPAQDAVERAGITDQNDPGMEALTQEVYSAEFSRGRLHEKYGGGSVREARDAVAATMLEEHGSVVMYEFDIRQVVCRCGGRVFVRILHDQWFLEYSDPAWKAEIHDQLADMSLVPAEVRAEFDRTVDWLKDWACTRRVGLGTKLPWDPAWIIEPLSDSTIYMAYYTIAHHLREIAPEKLTPEVFDYIFLGEGAPETVDAGTLERLRTEFLYWYPYEYRFSAKDLISNHLTFQLFHHKAIFPEELQPKGMVVFGMGLLNGAKMSSSKGNVFLLEDALEEFGADTVRMFLVGSAEPWQDFDWRNELVSSTRRQIERFWNTVQEARGAEGVSAIDPWLQSRLQQRIAAATTAFESFQTRQALQEAFFGIESDLKWYRRRLPEGTTGGAVLDDLCRVWVRLLAPFIPFTCEALWNDLGESGMISFAAWPEVDEALVNPEIELSEELLARTVEDIESIKKLIPMTPESISLFVAPAWKHDVFRTVAASTDKTQVVKEVMKDEQMRKRGKEATETAKQVTKLVLKFPPKLVEQLLSTTIDERAVLEGARTFLEKEFGVPVQIRSADESDHPKASGALPFKPAIVIE from the coding sequence TTGAGCGGACTTGATATGCGATACACTGAAAAAGAGCTGATTCAGCGATGGGATCATGCCTTTGAAGCCGATCCCGCAGAGAAAGAGAAGTTTTACCTCACGGTAGCCTATCCGTACCCGAGCGGTGCCATGCACGTCGGGCACGGGCGCACCTACATCGTGCCCGACGTGCTCGCACGGTTCAGGAGGATGACCGGAAAGCAGGTGCTCTTCCCGATGGCCTTCCATGTCACGGGGACACCCGTCATCGGAATCTCAAAGAGGATCGCGAACGGCGATAAGAAGACCGTCGGGCTGTACCGTGACCTCTACAGGGTTCCCCAGGACATCCTCGACCGGTTCGTCGATCCGATGGAGATCGTCCGGTACTTCAGCGAGGAGTACAAGCGGGTGATGCAGCGCTGCGGCCTCTCGATCGACTGGCGCCGGCGGTTCATTACCGTCGATCCCCAGTACAGCAAGTTCATCGAGTGGCAGTACAAGCACCTGCACGAAGAGGAGCATGTCGTTCGAGGCGCTCACCCCGTCAAGTACTGCCCCCAGTGCGAGAACCCGGTCGGCGACCACGACCTCCTCGAGGGCGACAAGGCGGAGATCATCAAGTTCACGCTGGTGATGTTCCGGCTCGGCGACGCCCTGATACCCTGCGCCACGCTCAGGCCCGAGACGACCTACGGCGTGACGAATCTCTGGGTCAACCCCGGCACCACTTACGTCCGGGCGAAGGTCGACGGTCAGGAGTGGATCGTCAGCCCCGAAGCGGCCGAGAAACTCAGCCTCCAGGATCACGAGGTCTTCGTGCTCGGCACCGTTCCCGGCACCGATCTCATCGATAAGACCGTCTCCCACCCCCTGTCCGGCGAGGTTCCGATCCTCCCCGCCTGCTTCGTCGACCCCGATATGGGCAGCGGGATCGTCATGAGCGTGCCCGCTCACGCTCCGTTCGACTATATCGCCCTCCGCGACCTGCAGCAGCAGGGGAAGTATACCGGCATCAGACCGGTCTCCCTCATCAGCGTCGACGGCTACGGGGAGTTCCCGGCACAGGATGCCGTCGAGCGTGCAGGGATCACCGACCAGAACGATCCCGGGATGGAGGCGCTCACCCAGGAGGTCTACAGCGCCGAATTCTCCCGCGGCCGGCTCCACGAGAAGTACGGCGGCGGATCCGTCCGTGAAGCGAGAGACGCCGTCGCCGCGACGATGCTCGAAGAGCACGGTTCGGTCGTCATGTACGAGTTCGATATCCGCCAGGTCGTCTGCCGGTGCGGCGGCCGGGTCTTCGTCCGGATTCTGCACGACCAGTGGTTCCTCGAGTACAGCGACCCGGCATGGAAGGCGGAGATCCACGATCAGCTCGCCGATATGTCGCTTGTTCCCGCCGAGGTCCGGGCTGAGTTCGACCGGACGGTCGACTGGCTGAAGGACTGGGCATGCACCCGGCGGGTCGGCCTCGGGACGAAACTTCCCTGGGATCCTGCCTGGATCATCGAGCCGCTCTCCGACTCGACGATCTACATGGCCTACTACACCATCGCCCACCACCTCAGGGAGATTGCACCCGAAAAACTCACCCCTGAGGTCTTCGACTATATCTTCCTCGGCGAAGGGGCTCCCGAGACCGTCGATGCCGGGACGCTGGAGAGACTCAGGACCGAATTCCTCTACTGGTACCCGTACGAGTACCGGTTCAGTGCCAAAGACCTCATCTCGAACCACCTCACCTTCCAGCTCTTCCACCACAAGGCGATCTTCCCGGAGGAGCTGCAGCCGAAGGGGATGGTCGTCTTCGGCATGGGTCTTTTAAACGGGGCGAAGATGTCCTCGAGCAAGGGGAACGTCTTCCTGCTCGAGGATGCCCTCGAAGAGTTCGGTGCCGATACCGTCAGGATGTTCCTCGTCGGGAGTGCAGAGCCCTGGCAGGACTTCGACTGGCGTAACGAACTTGTCTCCTCAACCCGGCGGCAGATCGAGCGGTTCTGGAATACCGTGCAGGAGGCACGCGGCGCCGAAGGTGTTTCTGCGATCGATCCGTGGCTGCAGAGCAGGCTCCAGCAGCGTATCGCCGCCGCGACCACAGCGTTCGAGTCGTTCCAGACCCGGCAGGCACTCCAGGAGGCGTTCTTCGGGATCGAGTCCGACCTCAAGTGGTACCGCCGCCGCCTCCCGGAGGGGACGACCGGTGGAGCGGTCCTCGATGACCTCTGCAGGGTCTGGGTACGGCTCCTCGCCCCGTTCATCCCCTTCACCTGTGAGGCGCTCTGGAACGACCTCGGGGAGTCCGGGATGATCTCGTTCGCAGCCTGGCCGGAGGTCGACGAGGCACTCGTCAATCCGGAGATCGAGCTTTCCGAGGAACTCCTCGCACGGACGGTCGAGGATATCGAGTCGATCAAAAAACTCATCCCCATGACACCGGAGTCGATCAGCCTCTTCGTTGCTCCGGCATGGAAGCACGACGTCTTCCGGACGGTCGCCGCGAGCACCGACAAGACGCAGGTTGTTAAGGAGGTCATGAAGGACGAACAGATGCGGAAACGCGGCAAAGAGGCGACGGAGACCGCAAAGCAGGTCACGAAACTCGTGCTCAAGTTCCCGCCGAAACTCGTGGAGCAGCTCCTGAGCACCACGATCGACGAGCGTGCCGTCCTCGAGGGGGCACGTACGTTCCTCGAGAAGGAGTTTGGTGTTCCGGTGCAGATCCGGAGCGCAGATGAGAGCGATCACCCAAAAGCATCGGGAGCGCTCCCCTTCAAGCCCGCGATCGTTATCGAATAA
- a CDS encoding DUF5611 family protein: MQEYSIKRGYGKNLEENMIQSLRDQFGVEPEESGGHYTIAFGALQRLEVWTGEKGKTLIVDTESNADVDDETIIETNRRFRKYLEQVTGYNSKERAKKAKKAIED, encoded by the coding sequence ATGCAAGAGTACTCGATAAAGCGAGGATACGGTAAAAATCTCGAAGAAAACATGATCCAGAGTCTCCGGGATCAGTTCGGGGTGGAGCCCGAAGAGTCCGGCGGCCACTATACCATCGCCTTCGGTGCCCTGCAGCGTCTCGAGGTCTGGACCGGGGAGAAGGGCAAGACACTGATCGTCGATACGGAGTCGAATGCGGATGTGGACGATGAGACGATCATCGAGACGAACCGCCGGTTCCGGAAGTATCTCGAGCAGGTAACCGGATACAACTCGAAAGAGCGTGCAAAAAAGGCAAAGAAGGCTATTGAGGACTGA
- a CDS encoding proteasome assembly chaperone family protein yields MDDIKVTARDLGSAEKTVLIGFPGSGLVGSIALQYLVEQMEFEQIGSITSKYFPPVALMAKGVISAPVRLYEKNNLAAIVSDVPIHPMICYEVANGIMNWLGQYNLREIVTIAGIITNEPEKRVFGVATTEIALQKIADDTIILPMGSISGIAASVLTECKTRSIPAMGLLGETVNTPDPRASASTIEVLNKIYNLGLDVQPLVEQAVEIEAAMAQIAEQVQKTEAAPGRREQQLPMYG; encoded by the coding sequence ATGGACGATATAAAGGTAACCGCCAGGGACCTCGGCAGCGCTGAAAAAACGGTGCTGATCGGTTTTCCCGGCAGTGGTCTCGTGGGCAGTATCGCACTGCAGTACCTGGTCGAACAGATGGAGTTCGAGCAGATCGGATCGATTACGAGCAAGTACTTTCCGCCGGTCGCCCTCATGGCGAAGGGCGTGATAAGCGCCCCGGTACGGCTTTACGAAAAAAACAATCTTGCCGCGATCGTCTCGGACGTCCCGATCCACCCGATGATCTGCTACGAGGTGGCAAACGGGATCATGAACTGGCTCGGCCAGTACAACCTGCGGGAGATCGTCACTATCGCCGGCATCATCACCAACGAGCCCGAGAAGCGTGTCTTCGGGGTGGCGACGACAGAGATCGCCCTGCAGAAGATTGCAGACGATACGATCATTCTGCCCATGGGCAGCATCTCGGGGATTGCGGCGAGTGTCCTCACCGAGTGCAAGACCCGTAGCATCCCGGCGATGGGGCTCCTCGGAGAGACGGTGAACACACCCGACCCGCGGGCATCGGCCTCGACGATCGAGGTGCTCAATAAGATCTACAACCTCGGCCTCGACGTGCAGCCGCTCGTCGAGCAGGCGGTCGAGATCGAGGCGGCCATGGCACAGATTGCCGAACAGGTACAGAAGACCGAAGCAGCGCCCGGGAGGCGGGAACAGCAGCTGCCGATGTACGGGTGA
- a CDS encoding type II/IV secretion system ATPase subunit produces MRTQDDSEDELIAAVKNVLAQDNTPGGAGEHTGTSQSEDPPRVSDLPPGGVDSPDTPPPAAKAEVKRNFRSIVDAVLAQSGGTAGGSSPGTPVKEQKRVVPPEAREGLLGMAKSLTWVPPTRESVTEEDVGVISVGELGHLADLILPKSATFDVDELHIARNVHHFDFADDDRVASEFDDIFSEAFSAAAISDAAVEVSAPREDDDRSPLGMIRKMRLPKVRSVVEEYNPKAHGPLVDLSFRAAPGVEEIETYPVNEPYAYIRVTYDATTHEYTYHVIEPELNAAEKELLGEIKERLFETLDITARDMTREAARQALRDASNTIIADYGINLQPAEREKVLYNVETEFLGDGLIDSIMHDKYIEDISCDGVKSTIFVYHTTYESMKTNLMYRDAQNLDSFVTKLAQRAGKYISIAEPMLDATMSDGSRIQMTLGSEVTAHGSTFTIRKFREEPITPTDLIEWHTFSPLGIAFLWLAVESGKSCIFAGGTASGKTTTLNAISLFIPPVAKIVTLEDTRELKLPHPNWIPSITRDSFSSDGRGEIDMYELLRAALRQRPEYILVGEVRGKEALTLFQAMSTGHVTYATMHADSVASAVHRLENPPISVPRNMLSALNLISIQVQGRVGGQRIRRNKQLIEVLDIDPRTNELITNEVFRWHPATDEIRYSGKSYILEQIMEDRGWSEERMREELKRRQEVLEWMRLKKIRHYKDVAKILISYFRDPETVIQRVRAEIYGEGGAA; encoded by the coding sequence ATGAGGACACAGGATGATTCGGAAGACGAGTTAATTGCAGCAGTAAAAAACGTTCTCGCACAGGACAATACGCCGGGCGGGGCGGGTGAGCATACCGGAACCTCGCAGTCGGAGGATCCGCCCCGGGTTTCGGATCTCCCTCCGGGAGGGGTGGACTCTCCGGACACCCCGCCTCCCGCCGCGAAAGCAGAGGTGAAGAGGAACTTCCGATCCATCGTCGATGCGGTTCTCGCGCAGTCTGGAGGGACGGCAGGGGGCAGCAGCCCCGGCACCCCGGTGAAGGAACAAAAGCGTGTCGTCCCGCCGGAGGCGCGTGAAGGGCTTCTCGGCATGGCGAAGAGCCTCACATGGGTGCCGCCCACGCGGGAGAGCGTGACCGAGGAGGATGTCGGCGTGATCTCGGTCGGAGAACTCGGGCACCTTGCTGATCTGATCCTCCCGAAAAGTGCGACGTTCGACGTCGACGAACTGCACATTGCCAGGAATGTGCACCACTTCGACTTCGCGGACGACGACCGGGTAGCGTCGGAGTTCGACGACATCTTCTCCGAGGCCTTCTCCGCTGCTGCGATCAGCGACGCGGCAGTTGAGGTATCTGCTCCCCGCGAAGACGATGATCGCTCGCCCCTCGGGATGATCCGGAAGATGCGCCTGCCGAAAGTCCGCAGCGTCGTCGAGGAGTATAATCCGAAGGCGCACGGCCCGCTTGTCGACCTCTCCTTCCGGGCAGCCCCGGGGGTCGAGGAGATCGAAACCTACCCCGTGAACGAGCCGTATGCGTATATCCGGGTGACGTATGACGCTACGACCCATGAGTACACGTATCACGTCATCGAGCCCGAGCTGAACGCCGCGGAGAAGGAACTCCTCGGGGAGATCAAAGAAAGGCTCTTTGAAACGCTCGATATCACCGCCCGTGACATGACCCGCGAGGCGGCACGCCAGGCTCTCCGGGATGCATCCAATACGATAATCGCCGATTACGGTATCAACCTGCAGCCTGCGGAGCGTGAGAAGGTCCTCTACAACGTGGAGACGGAGTTTCTCGGCGACGGGCTCATCGACTCGATCATGCACGATAAGTACATCGAGGATATCTCGTGCGACGGCGTGAAGAGCACGATCTTCGTCTACCATACGACGTACGAGTCGATGAAGACCAACCTGATGTACAGGGACGCCCAGAACCTCGACTCGTTCGTCACGAAACTTGCGCAGCGGGCAGGGAAGTACATCTCCATCGCCGAACCGATGCTCGACGCCACCATGAGCGACGGATCGCGTATCCAGATGACGCTCGGTTCGGAGGTCACCGCCCACGGTTCGACCTTCACGATCCGAAAGTTCCGGGAAGAACCGATCACCCCGACCGATCTCATCGAGTGGCACACCTTCTCGCCGCTCGGGATTGCGTTCCTCTGGCTTGCGGTCGAGAGCGGAAAATCCTGCATCTTTGCCGGCGGAACGGCTTCCGGGAAGACCACGACCCTGAATGCGATCTCGCTCTTCATCCCGCCGGTGGCCAAGATCGTCACGCTTGAAGACACCCGTGAGCTGAAACTGCCGCATCCGAACTGGATCCCGAGCATCACCAGAGACTCGTTCTCAAGTGACGGGCGGGGGGAAATCGACATGTACGAACTCCTCCGTGCGGCACTCCGGCAGCGCCCCGAGTATATCCTGGTCGGTGAGGTCAGGGGCAAGGAGGCACTGACGCTCTTCCAGGCGATGAGCACCGGCCACGTCACCTACGCGACGATGCACGCCGACTCGGTGGCGAGCGCCGTCCACCGTCTTGAAAATCCCCCGATCAGTGTTCCGCGTAATATGCTCTCTGCTTTAAACCTCATCTCCATCCAGGTGCAGGGAAGGGTCGGCGGCCAGCGGATCCGGCGGAACAAGCAGCTCATCGAGGTTCTCGATATCGATCCCCGGACGAACGAATTGATCACGAACGAGGTCTTCCGGTGGCATCCGGCGACCGATGAGATCCGTTACTCCGGCAAATCCTACATCCTTGAGCAGATCATGGAGGATCGCGGCTGGAGCGAAGAGCGGATGCGCGAAGAGCTCAAGCGCCGGCAGGAAGTGCTCGAGTGGATGCGGCTCAAGAAGATCCGCCACTACAAGGACGTCGCGAAGATTCTCATCTCCTACTTCCGCGACCCCGAGACGGTCATCCAGCGTGTCAGGGCCGAGATCTATGGTGAGGGTGGTGCGGCATGA
- the hisI gene encoding phosphoribosyl-AMP cyclohydrolase, producing the protein MTINFDGGLVPVIVQDATTREVLMLAYANDAALERTRETGYAHYYSRSRQKIWKKGEESGHVQRVVRILTDCDEDTILYQVEQQGAACHTGHMSCFYRTIDGEEISGRVFDPEKVYANKGE; encoded by the coding sequence ATGACGATCAACTTTGACGGAGGCCTGGTGCCGGTCATCGTACAGGACGCAACCACCCGCGAGGTGCTGATGCTCGCCTATGCCAATGATGCGGCACTCGAACGGACAAGAGAGACGGGGTACGCCCATTACTATAGCCGGAGCAGGCAGAAGATCTGGAAAAAAGGTGAAGAGAGCGGCCACGTGCAGCGAGTCGTCCGCATCCTCACCGACTGCGACGAGGACACCATTCTCTACCAGGTGGAACAGCAGGGCGCGGCCTGCCATACCGGCCATATGAGCTGCTTCTATCGAACCATTGACGGAGAGGAGATCTCCGGCAGAGTCTTTGATCCAGAGAAGGTATATGCTAATAAGGGTGAATGA
- a CDS encoding A24 family peptidase C-terminal domain-containing protein, whose amino-acid sequence MILPLTITAVAIGATLLYASYRDLRERRVPHKTWRPALLIAAPAALLVYGTAFLADWRTAAAYLIIVALFCGFFYAFAALNMFGGADAYALIIITAAMPFFPAEPLLGIPPHGFFPFTVLGNAVILNIVAPVLILLKNLSERNKAPFPYLFLGFPVDGKTIQNEFGFVMEDIEERDGAVERHFVGFGETLRRMAAGNRRRYTKDLRLYPERYQEELALYRKAGKVWISYGIPFIIPITAGFITALFIGDILYWIMQTLAGM is encoded by the coding sequence ATGATTCTGCCGCTCACAATCACTGCAGTCGCCATAGGCGCTACCCTGCTCTATGCATCGTACCGGGACCTCCGCGAACGCCGGGTGCCGCACAAGACCTGGCGCCCGGCACTGCTCATCGCCGCACCGGCGGCACTTCTGGTGTACGGCACGGCATTCCTTGCAGACTGGCGGACGGCTGCGGCCTACCTCATTATAGTCGCCCTGTTCTGCGGATTTTTTTACGCATTCGCCGCTCTCAACATGTTCGGAGGCGCCGATGCCTACGCGCTCATCATCATCACTGCCGCCATGCCGTTCTTCCCCGCTGAACCGCTCCTCGGCATTCCGCCCCACGGATTCTTTCCGTTCACCGTACTCGGAAACGCCGTCATCTTAAACATTGTCGCACCCGTTCTGATACTCCTGAAGAATCTATCAGAAAGGAACAAAGCCCCGTTCCCCTACCTGTTTCTCGGTTTTCCGGTAGACGGGAAAACTATCCAGAATGAGTTCGGCTTTGTGATGGAAGATATCGAGGAGCGGGACGGGGCCGTGGAACGGCACTTCGTCGGGTTCGGCGAGACGCTCCGGCGCATGGCGGCGGGAAACCGGCGCCGCTACACAAAGGATCTGCGCCTCTACCCCGAACGTTACCAGGAGGAACTTGCACTGTACCGGAAAGCCGGGAAAGTGTGGATCTCGTACGGCATACCGTTCATCATCCCGATCACGGCAGGGTTCATAACGGCACTCTTCATAGGGGATATCCTCTACTGGATCATGCAGACACTTGCAGGAATGTGA
- a CDS encoding PINc/VapC family ATPase produces MIIVPDTSVVIDGRITSMIKTGEYTGATIIIPEAVVAELEAQANQGREIGFSGLNELQQLYRMMGEKIIELKFAGDRPSLEQVKLSSGGEIDALIRNVALQHDAKFITSDLVQAEVAKAKGLDVLYLRPQIGDFSPLSIDQFFDEETIAVILKERVPPIAKKGQLKDMRLVTLRDNPLSEHELRYMAQEILERAKRDPDGFIEVEKRGVTVVQIGSLRIAIARRPFADGMEITAVRPLVDVSLDNYNMAPEIKRRILGNRRGVLIAGPPGAGKTTLAQSLATFLADHDFIIKTMEAPRDLQVPDHITQYTALDGSMMNTAEVLLLVRPDYVIFDELRKSEDFSVYSDMRLAGMGMVGVVHAMGVHDALQRFCDRVDYSVLPQIINTIIFVAKGEITSIYDLELTIKVPEGMSGDLHMRPVITVREYSKREVEIEVFRYEGETFVMPIKRTAEEPEAPAPAAAAEPEENVSWRLAEKDIQREIGRYTDGAIDVRIVSDNKAIVYIEDKDVPAAIGKGGKNIAAIVNKLGIGIDIRPRSELETKKPAEEEMQINGGIRIRIDKKQLTIVSPEHKGRIVDVFAGKEYLFTATVNDEGDILLAKNSTIAQEMIKRYNEGETIRLRPV; encoded by the coding sequence ATGATAATTGTACCCGATACAAGCGTCGTAATAGACGGGCGCATCACCTCAATGATAAAAACCGGTGAATATACAGGCGCAACAATAATCATACCCGAGGCAGTCGTCGCGGAGCTCGAGGCGCAGGCCAACCAGGGACGTGAGATCGGCTTTTCAGGCTTAAACGAACTTCAGCAACTCTATAGAATGATGGGTGAGAAGATCATCGAGCTGAAGTTCGCCGGCGACCGCCCGAGTCTCGAGCAGGTGAAACTCTCAAGCGGCGGTGAGATCGACGCACTGATCCGGAACGTCGCCCTCCAGCACGATGCGAAGTTCATCACGAGCGACCTCGTCCAGGCGGAGGTTGCAAAGGCGAAAGGGCTTGACGTTCTCTACCTCCGCCCGCAGATAGGAGATTTCTCTCCGCTCTCGATCGACCAGTTCTTCGACGAGGAGACGATCGCCGTCATTCTTAAGGAGCGTGTTCCCCCCATCGCAAAGAAGGGGCAACTCAAAGATATGAGACTCGTGACGCTCCGGGACAACCCGCTCTCCGAGCACGAGCTTCGCTACATGGCTCAGGAGATCCTCGAGCGTGCCAAACGCGATCCCGACGGTTTCATCGAGGTCGAGAAGCGCGGCGTAACGGTGGTGCAGATCGGTTCCCTCCGGATCGCGATAGCGAGGAGACCGTTCGCCGACGGGATGGAGATCACGGCGGTCCGCCCGCTCGTGGACGTCTCCCTCGACAACTACAACATGGCTCCCGAGATCAAGCGGCGGATCCTCGGAAACCGCAGAGGCGTACTGATCGCCGGCCCTCCGGGAGCCGGGAAGACGACCCTCGCCCAGAGCCTCGCCACGTTCCTCGCCGACCACGACTTCATCATCAAGACGATGGAGGCTCCGCGGGATCTGCAGGTGCCCGACCACATAACGCAGTACACGGCGCTTGACGGGAGCATGATGAACACAGCCGAGGTTCTCCTCCTCGTCCGCCCCGACTACGTCATCTTCGACGAACTCCGCAAGAGCGAGGACTTCAGCGTCTACTCCGATATGCGGCTTGCGGGTATGGGTATGGTCGGCGTCGTCCACGCCATGGGCGTGCACGATGCCCTGCAGCGGTTCTGCGACCGCGTCGACTACAGTGTCCTGCCGCAGATCATCAATACCATCATATTCGTCGCGAAAGGCGAGATCACCTCGATCTACGACCTCGAACTGACCATCAAGGTGCCAGAGGGCATGAGCGGCGATCTGCACATGCGTCCGGTCATCACCGTCCGGGAGTACAGCAAGCGCGAGGTGGAGATCGAGGTCTTCCGCTACGAAGGGGAGACGTTCGTCATGCCGATCAAGCGTACTGCCGAGGAGCCGGAGGCACCGGCTCCGGCGGCGGCGGCGGAGCCCGAGGAGAACGTCTCCTGGAGGCTCGCCGAGAAGGATATACAGCGGGAGATCGGGCGGTATACGGACGGTGCGATCGATGTCCGGATCGTAAGCGACAACAAGGCGATCGTCTACATCGAGGATAAGGACGTTCCTGCCGCCATAGGTAAGGGCGGGAAAAATATCGCCGCTATCGTGAACAAACTCGGGATCGGGATCGATATCAGGCCGAGAAGCGAGCTTGAGACGAAGAAACCGGCCGAAGAAGAGATGCAGATAAACGGCGGCATCAGGATTCGTATCGACAAAAAACAGCTGACGATCGTATCGCCCGAACACAAAGGGAGGATCGTCGACGTCTTCGCCGGGAAAGAGTACCTCTTCACGGCAACGGTCAACGACGAGGGCGATATCCTGCTCGCCAAGAACAGCACCATTGCGCAGGAGATGATCAAGCGGTACAACGAAGGGGAGACGATCCGACTGCGACCCGTGTAA